The Ziziphus jujuba cultivar Dongzao chromosome 7, ASM3175591v1 genome includes a region encoding these proteins:
- the LOC107425070 gene encoding probable mannitol dehydrogenase, translating into MVKAAEQEHPIPATGLAARDSSGVLSPFNFSRRETGERDVRFRVLYCGICHSDLHMAKNEWGTSIYPIVPGHEIVGVVTEVGNKVQKFKVGDKVGVGCMVGACHSCESCKNNLENYCPNMILTYSAKYHDGTITYGGYSDHMVANEHYVVRIPDGLPLDAGAPLLCAGITVYSPLKYFGLDKPGINVGIVGLGGLGHVGVKFAKAMGANVTVISTSINKKEEALGKLGADSFLVSRDQDQMKAAIGTLDGIIDTVSAVHPLPPLIGLLKSHGKLVMVGAPEKPLELPVFTLIAGRKIVAGSGIGGMKETQEMIDFAAKHNITADIELIPADYVNTAMERLARADVKYRFVIDVGSTLKSSY; encoded by the exons atggtgAAAGCAGCAGAACAAGAGCATCCGATTCCAGCCACCGGATTAGCAGCCCGAGATTCTTCTGGTGTTCTCTCTCCCTTCAATTTCTCCCGGAG GGAAACAGGAGAGAGGGACGTAAGATTCCGGGTGTTGTACTGTGGGATATGCCATTCCGACTTGCACATGGCCAAAAACGAATGGGGCACTTCTATCTACCCTATTGTCCCGGG GCATGAAATTGTTGGTGTGGTGACAGAGGTGGGTAACAAAGTCCAAAAGTTCAAAGTTGGGGACAAAGTTGGTGTGGGATGCATGGTTGGAGCTTGCCATTCATGTGAAAGCTGCAAAAACAACCTTGAGAATTACTGCCCCAATATGATACTCACTTATAGTGCTAAGTACCATGATGGAACTATAACCTATGGAGGTTACTCCGACCACATGGTGGCCAATGAGCACTATGTAGTCAGAATTCCGGATGGCCTACCTCTTGATGCAGGGGCTCCTCTGCTCTGTGCTGGGATTACAGTCTACAGCCCATTGAAGTACTTTGGACTTGATAAACCCGGTATCAATGTTGGTATAGTTGGCCTTGGTGGACTAGGACATGTTGGCGTGAAATTCGCCAAGGCTATGGGGGCTAATGTTACTGTGATTAGTACCTCAATTAACAAGAAAGAGGAAGCTTTGGGAAAACTAGGCGCTGATTCATTTTTGGTGAGCCGCGATCAAGATCAGATGAAG GCTGCTATTGGCACATTGGACGGTATCATTGACACTGTTTCGGCAGTACATCCTCTACCGCCTTTGATTGGTCTGTTGAAGTCTCATGGAAAGCTTGTTATGGTTGGTGCACCAGAGAAGCCACTTGAGCTACCAGTTTTTACTTTGATCGCTg GAAGGAAAATAGTAGCTGGTAGTGGCATTGGAGGCATGAAGGAAACACAAGAGATGATTGATTTTGCAGCCAAACACAACATAACAGCTGATATTGAGCTTATTCCTGCTGATTATGTCAACACTGCCATGGAGCGTCTTGCGCGAGCAGATGTTAAATACCGATTTGTTATTGACGTTGGAAGCACATTGAAATCTAGCTATTGA